In Microbulbifer sp. GL-2, the following are encoded in one genomic region:
- a CDS encoding type 4a pilus biogenesis protein PilO translates to MALADTLKQLQDLDINDIDFSRVGVWPLAGRIALLLIISSILVAVGYYLWIGNLYTNLERAANKERELFGQFEIKQFEAANLDVYRDQLVEMKETFGALLKQLPKDTEVPGLLEDIDEYGRGSGLTIEKVALEDELIGEFYVELPIRIEVQGGYHEFGSFVSGIAGMPRIVTLHDFTISTNKDGGGLLEMVINAKTYRYKDQEEEG, encoded by the coding sequence ATGGCTCTCGCAGATACTCTTAAGCAACTTCAAGATCTCGATATCAATGATATCGATTTTTCTAGAGTTGGGGTGTGGCCCTTGGCAGGCCGTATTGCTCTTTTACTGATTATTTCATCTATCTTGGTTGCGGTCGGGTACTACTTATGGATTGGTAATCTTTATACCAACTTGGAGAGAGCTGCCAATAAAGAAAGAGAACTTTTTGGCCAGTTTGAAATTAAGCAGTTTGAAGCTGCGAACCTCGATGTTTACCGTGACCAACTAGTGGAGATGAAGGAAACTTTTGGCGCTTTATTGAAGCAATTACCGAAAGATACTGAGGTACCAGGTCTGCTTGAGGATATTGATGAGTATGGCCGTGGGAGCGGGCTTACTATTGAGAAGGTAGCCTTAGAGGATGAATTAATTGGTGAGTTTTACGTAGAGCTGCCTATTCGTATTGAAGTTCAAGGTGGGTATCATGAATTTGGCTCTTTTGTGAGCGGAATTGCTGGCATGCCCAGGATTGTGACTCTCCATGATTTCACTATTTCAACCAACAAAGATGGCGGCGGCCTGCTTGAAATGGTGATCAATGCGAAAACATATCGCTACAAGGATCAGGAGGAAGAAGGATGA
- a CDS encoding PilN domain-containing protein, whose product MAKINLLPWRQEYRAKKQKDFQQVAFLVVLAAGLSVFLWMKAVDKQVSDQEERNRVLQIKINALDKQVAEIKELKKKRQELIDRMRVIQELQGNRPLAVRYFDELVQATPEGLWLLEIKREGGNLDLSGIAESNNRVSSFMRNLDQSDWYESPALTDVTASPEYGEQASAFQLAIKLSGRGENDSGESEQVGTGD is encoded by the coding sequence ATGGCCAAGATTAACTTACTTCCCTGGCGTCAGGAATACCGAGCTAAGAAGCAAAAGGACTTTCAGCAAGTAGCCTTTCTTGTGGTCTTGGCTGCTGGATTATCTGTTTTCTTGTGGATGAAAGCTGTGGATAAACAGGTATCCGATCAGGAAGAGCGTAACCGAGTGCTTCAGATCAAAATTAATGCCCTTGATAAGCAAGTAGCTGAAATAAAGGAACTCAAGAAAAAAAGGCAAGAACTGATTGACCGTATGCGAGTTATCCAGGAGTTACAGGGTAACAGGCCTCTGGCTGTACGTTATTTTGATGAATTGGTACAGGCAACACCCGAAGGGCTTTGGTTGCTAGAGATTAAACGCGAAGGTGGAAATTTGGACCTGTCTGGGATTGCGGAGTCTAACAACCGGGTATCATCTTTTATGCGTAACCTGGACCAGTCTGATTGGTATGAGTCGCCTGCATTGACTGATGTCACTGCAAGTCCGGAGTATGGTGAGCAGGCCAGTGCATTTCAGCTTGCTATTAAGTTGAGCGGCCGCGGAGAGAATGATAGCGGTGAAAGTGAGCAAGTAGGTACTGGCGACTAA
- a CDS encoding pilus assembly protein PilP: protein MIRNVVIGATLLALTGCSLDADHSDLHERMAEIERRPKGQVEPIPTFTPYSPYVYSSAAQRSPFTRPILESEQRLVGRRLEVAPDLARQKELLESVNFDALSMVGTLSINGQLWALVEDGDSGIHRITVGNYLGKNHGRVVNATASQLDVLEIIPDGTGGWIERPRALALEEKDNG from the coding sequence ATGATCAGAAATGTAGTCATTGGGGCTACCCTTCTTGCTCTTACAGGCTGTAGCTTGGATGCAGATCATAGTGACCTTCATGAGAGAATGGCTGAAATCGAGCGAAGGCCTAAGGGGCAGGTCGAGCCTATCCCCACCTTTACCCCATATAGTCCATATGTCTATAGCTCAGCAGCACAACGCAGCCCTTTCACTCGTCCAATATTAGAGTCGGAGCAGCGATTAGTTGGTCGTAGGCTGGAAGTCGCTCCAGATTTAGCCAGGCAAAAGGAGCTTCTAGAGAGCGTAAATTTTGATGCCTTATCTATGGTGGGTACACTATCTATTAATGGCCAGTTATGGGCACTGGTCGAAGACGGAGATAGCGGTATCCATAGAATCACCGTCGGTAATTACTTGGGCAAAAATCATGGGCGGGTAGTGAATGCGACAGCTTCACAGCTCGACGTATTAGAAATTATACCAGATGGTACCGGAGGCTGGATTGAGAGGCCGAGGGCACTCGCGTTGGAAGAGAAGGACAACGGATAA
- a CDS encoding pilus assembly protein PilM — MGIFPFLDKGPKAMLGLDISSTAVKLLELSRNGNKYRVESYAVEPLPPNAVVDKNINDVGATAEAIRKVVRRSKTRLRRAAVAVSGSAVITKTLEMPADLSDEDLEARIALEADQYIPYPLEEVSLDFEVQGASEKGEEQVEVLLAACRSENIEQRISALSEADLEAGVVDVEAYAIERTYTLLEDQFPPQEQMVVAVVDIGATMSALSVLIDGKTVYTREQLFGGRQLTDEIQRRYGLSAEEASLAKHQGGSGLPDDYYAEVLEPFRDAVIQQVTRSLQFFYSSTSYSDVDYILLSGGVAAMEGLSELVGEKLGKPTLVADPFHGMSLSSRINRQSLANEAPALMIAAGLAMREKEY; from the coding sequence ATGGGAATTTTCCCTTTTTTGGACAAAGGCCCTAAGGCCATGCTGGGACTCGATATTAGCTCGACCGCAGTGAAGTTGCTGGAGCTAAGTCGCAATGGCAATAAATATCGTGTCGAAAGTTATGCCGTGGAACCCCTGCCACCCAATGCGGTGGTGGACAAGAACATCAATGATGTCGGTGCCACAGCTGAGGCTATTCGTAAGGTGGTACGCCGATCTAAAACCCGTTTGCGCCGCGCTGCGGTAGCCGTTTCTGGCTCGGCTGTGATCACCAAGACCCTGGAAATGCCTGCGGATCTTTCCGATGAGGATCTGGAGGCGCGTATAGCTCTTGAGGCAGACCAGTACATTCCCTACCCGCTTGAGGAGGTGAGCCTGGACTTCGAAGTGCAGGGGGCATCTGAAAAGGGCGAGGAGCAGGTGGAAGTTCTGCTCGCGGCATGTCGCAGCGAGAATATTGAGCAGCGGATTTCCGCTCTCAGCGAGGCCGATCTGGAGGCTGGTGTAGTCGATGTGGAAGCTTATGCCATAGAGCGGACATACACCCTGCTGGAGGATCAATTCCCACCTCAGGAGCAAATGGTTGTTGCAGTAGTTGATATTGGCGCCACCATGAGCGCCTTGTCAGTTCTTATTGATGGCAAAACTGTTTACACACGAGAACAGCTTTTTGGTGGTCGCCAGCTTACCGACGAAATCCAGCGCCGCTATGGTCTTTCCGCGGAGGAAGCCTCTCTGGCCAAGCACCAGGGCGGTAGTGGATTACCGGATGATTACTATGCAGAGGTACTGGAGCCCTTTCGGGATGCGGTAATCCAGCAGGTTACCCGCTCATTACAGTTCTTTTACTCTTCCACTTCCTACAGCGATGTGGATTACATCCTACTCAGCGGTGGCGTTGCAGCAATGGAGGGGTTATCCGAGTTAGTTGGTGAGAAATTGGGTAAACCCACTCTAGTCGCTGATCCTTTCCATGGGATGAGCCTCTCCTCGCGAATTAATCGCCAATCTCTGGCCAATGAGGCACCTGCGTTGATGATTGCCGCAGGGTTAGCGATGCGGGAGAAGGAGTACTGA